A single Argentina anserina chromosome 7, drPotAnse1.1, whole genome shotgun sequence DNA region contains:
- the LOC126803512 gene encoding glycosyltransferase BC10-like, with protein MAAILRSSRTTIEQQHLAFRFNHALHFLSFVIGLSLGILATLYFQSYSFLTFQASLNYIPFKPSPPSPPTSPPPTPPPHPPPPPLLVPSLSTINATSPSVSVNYSISPSTSVSLNEHKLQLLAHNMSDEELLRRASMTPQVDSSYISVPKVAFMFLTKGPLPLAPLWERFFEGHEGLYSIYVHAHPSFNDSEAQTSVFYGRRIRSEAVYWGTSSMLDAERRLLGNALLDLSNQRFVLLSESCIPLFNFKTTYDYLINSNQSFLNVFDDPRKPGRGRYNPQMWPQINITDWRKGSQWFEVHRDLAVHIVSDQKYYPIFQQYCHPPCYIDEHYIPTLVHMLYADLNSDRGITWVDWSRGGPHPGRFGWPDITDEFLNRIRFGSECKYNGNTTSMCFLFARKFLPNALEPLLRVAPLLLGFDP; from the exons ATGGCAGCAATATTGCGCAGCAGTAGAACAACCATTGAGCAGCAGCATTTGGCGTTCCGGTTCAATCACGCCCTGCATTTCCTCTCCTTTGTTATTGGTTTGTCTCTCGGTATCCTAGCTACCTTATATTTCCAGAGTTACTCATTCCTCACTTTTCAAGCCTCTCTCAACTATATTCCATTCAAACCATCACCACCGTCACCACCCACATCACCACCCCCAACTCCACCTCCACATCCACCGCCACCGCCACTTCTGGTACCCTCTCTCTCGACAATCAATGCAACATCACCATCGGTATCAGTTAATTACAGTATCAGTCCCAGTACTAGTGTTTCTTTGAATGAACACAAGCTGCAGCTGTTAGCACACAACATGAGCGACGAGGAGTTGCTTCGGAGAGCATCCATGACCCCTCAAGTTGATTCCTCTTACATTAGTGTTCCGAAAGTGGCTTTCATGTTCTTGACAAAAGGGCCTCTACCTTTAGCTCCCTTATGGGAAAGATTTTTCGAGGGACATGAGGGTCTATACTCCATCTATGTGCACGCGCACCCTTCTTTCAATGATTCGGAGGCTCAAACTTCTGTCTTTTACGGTCGAAGAATTCGTAGCGAG GCAGTTTATTGGGGAACTTCATCAATGTTGGATGCAGAGCGACGACTATTAGGGAATGCACTACTTGACTTATCCAATCAAAGATTTGTATTGCTTTCCGAATCATGCATTCCCTTGTTTAACTTCAAAACAACATATGACTACCTTATAAACTCAAATCAAAGTTTTCTAAATGTTTTCGATGACCCGAGGAAGCCCGGTCGAGGGCGTTACAACCCTCAGATGTGGCCACAAATAAACATCACAGATTGGCGAAAAGGCTCTCAATGGTTTGAAGTGCACCGAGACCTGGCCGTCCACATTGTCTCCGATCAAAAATACTACCCTATCTTTCAGCAATACTGCCATCCTCCTTGTTATATAGACGAGCATTATATTCCAACACTTGTCCACATGTTGTATGCTGATCTCAACTCTGATAGGGGTATTACATGGGTGGATTGGTCGAGGGGCGGTCCTCATCCTGGGAGATTCGGGTGGCCTGATATTACAGATGAGTTTTTGAATAGAATCCGTTTCGGATCGGAATGCAAATACAACGGAAATACAACTTCAATGTGTTTCTTATTTGCTAGGAAGTTTTTGCCTAATGCCCTAGAGCCTTTGTTACGAGTTGCTCCACTGCTGCTTGGATTTGATCCCTAG
- the LOC126803513 gene encoding probable calcium-binding protein CML27, with translation MSSSFNSSKRGSGVVVPIEEVQKVFSKFDENGDGLISGDELKNAFRDIGWEMKPEEVKTAMSEFDKDGDGHIDLEEFTALLDGSPSTKVLHDAFDLYDLDKNGLISTDELHEVLNRLGHNCSVAECATMISNVDVDGDGFVNFQEFKKMINRS, from the coding sequence ATGTCATCGAGTTTCAACAGTTCAAAAAGAGGAAGCGGCGTGGTGGTACCTATAGAAGAGGTCCAGAAGGTCTTCAGCAAATTCGACGAGAATGGTGACGGACTCATCTCCGGCGATGAGCTCAAGAACGCTTTCCGTGATATCGGGTGGGAGATGAAGCCGGAGGAAGTGAAGACTGCAATGTCCGAGTTCGACAAGGACGGCGACGGCCACATCGACCTGGAGGAGTTCACGGCGCTCCTTGATGGATCCCCGTCGACCAAGGTTCTCCATGACGCCTTCGATCTTTATGATCTGGACAAGAACGGACTGATATCGACGGACGAGCTTCATGAGGTGCTCAATCGCTTAGGGCACAATTGCTCCGTCGCGGAATGTGCCACCATGATCTCCAATGTTGACGTCGATGGCGATGGCTTTGTCAACTTTCAAGAGTTCAAGAAAATGATAAACCGCTCGTGA
- the LOC126801898 gene encoding uncharacterized protein LOC126801898, whose protein sequence is MVYRNSSSSSISPLRIQVLLVLSLLFSPLVLAKSRRPITDIETRQKKTQCYADIESGLWGWQCKSSIIAKENCVLKCLSPTCYEVVYESDPLEEGEKDLIRGQEFKYCMHNLARNAPSLEAQAAMGSWKLRHSWLMVIFGGERRGY, encoded by the exons ATGGTGTATCGAAAttcctcatcttcttctaTATCTCCACTCAGAATCCAAGTTCTGTTAGTATTGTCTTTGCTGTTCTCTCCCTTAGTTCTCGCCAAGTCCCGTCGCCCAATCACC GACATTGAGACAAGGCAGAAGAAGACCCAATGCTATGCTGATATTGAGAG TGGCTTGTGGGGCTGGCAATGCAAGTCATCTATAATAGCAAAGGAAAACTGTGTTTTGAAGTGCCTCTCGCCGACTTGTTATGAGGTCGTCTATGAGAGTGATCCG cttgaagaaggagagaaagaTCTTATCAGGGGACAAGAATTCAAGTACTGTATGCATAA TTTGGCTAGAAATGCACCCTCTCTGGAAGCCCAAGCAGCCATGGGCAGTTGGAAATTAAGGCATTCTTGGCTCATG GTTATCTTTGGGGGAGAGCGTAGAGGGTATTAA